The Eriocheir sinensis breed Jianghai 21 chromosome 29, ASM2467909v1, whole genome shotgun sequence genomic interval acgtttttcttcattgaattgtagcagccactttttgttccactcctaaaGCTTGGTGAGGTTCTActataggaaatccgcagtcaagaggttaatACACGTGACGGTAATACGGAGCTTATATCATAACCATCAAACCACGCGTAAAACAAGACTGAAAAAGATATaactaaagaaataaataaaaggtgaaTTCGGGGCAAGGTAACGGTGACCAACACAACCGAcatgcataatatatatatactaacggTCCCCGCGCACCACACTTAATATATTCAGGTTAATGGGATGAGGCAAgggcgaaggagagaaaaagtacaggacaaaaaaaaagtagtttaCCTGCTCTGAAAATACCTGGAAAGTTTGCCGCCAGGAAGATTCACGtgggaacagagaggaggaggaggaggaggaggaggaggaggaggaggaggaggaggagagaaagcgaaAACAGGAAAGATAATAAATACTAgaacgggaaagaggaggaggaggaggaggaggaggaggaggaggaagagacacaaGAGATTAAGAGAAcacagaacagaagaaagaagaaggaaggaagtaaaaggagaagaaagaggaggaggagaaaaacaaagagaaagaggaagaagaggaagataacacggagacaaaaaaaagagaagagtaaaaaaagaggagaaggaggaggaggaagaggaagacgaagaagaagataaggaagaggacaaagaggaggaggagggggaggaggagtgagatgaTACCAAGAGCAGGTCATGTCAAGATGAACCGGGGTcaacagaggtgtgtgtgtgtgtgtgtgtgtgtgtgtgtgtgtgtgtgtgtgtgtgtgtgtgtgtgtaaggtcacGCTATGCTAAGTGTGTGAGAGAAAGGTCAACTTGTATATATTATGAAGACAAGCGTTAGTGAGGTCATAAGAGTACTGGGCGAGGTCACGTGATTGGGAGGTCAAGACTaggctgttcttttttttttcttttttttttctttttctttaatttactttttttcttctttccttattttctttttcttcttttttcttctttactttctcttatttccatttcctttggtttttctttattttcagagagagagagagagagagagagagagagagagagaatgtagggtAGGTTATGTAGAGTCAAATGGTCGttaagaggtgaggggaggaagaagaagaggaggaggaggaggaggaggaagaggaggaggaagagtggtcacaatctccctctatctctccaaATTGCTGTCCTgacccactttccctcctcctcctcctcctcctcctcctcctcctcctcctcctcttcctcctcctctttctactctccattcctccccttttttcctcttcctcctctctctctctctctctcactcacactctcactccctctctctctctgtccatttattacatttcttttactgtttaatgagagagagagagagagagagagagagagagagagagagagagagagagagagagagagagagagagagagagagagagagagagagagagagagagagagagagagagagagagaaaaaaaaaatcacatccggGATTTCCTAATTGCACTCTCCGTCTGAAAtattaacttttttatatatttttgtagtacTAAAatattgtcttgtttttcttcttttcccattttctttcttctctctctctctctctctctctctctctctctctctctctctctctctctctctctctctctctctctctctctctctctctctctcttctttgcctGTTCATTATCTCATTTCCCGTCTCTGATTACGAcataactatctctctctctctctctctctctctctctctcgatctgtgtgtttcttttgctcaatttcctccatttatctttcttttctttttcctcctctttcctttcctcttcttcctcctcttccatcttctcctcctcctccttctcattctccttcattccttttccattctcgcctttcttcttctccttttccttctccttcctttctctttaattcTCATTCCCACGTTTTCCTCCCTCAGGTCACCATTCCCCTGGGTCTGCTGATGGTGGCTGGGGTGACACTCGCTAGACCCCAGTATGGCCCCCCTGGTCCCGTCTACACAGCCCCAGTGGCCCCCTCGTACAGCCCAGTCCACGCCTACAGACCCCAGCCTATCTACAATGTGGGTATTGGTCTAGTTACTCAGACCTTCAACACTGGAAAACTTTCACTAATTTGATTTTAGCTTTTCAGTATTATGTTCAGGATGACTTGGTATGTAAGCCACGcccatttcatctttattttattttattttctaacgTTTCAGCCTCTGTCTTGGGTAGGGtgtcttggtggggcctggtggtggcgcgctaaccactcagccaccgcctcgtgATCGTGAGTGGTTAGTCTACTATTTCAAAAGCCACGcccatttcatctttattttattttattttttagcgtTTCAGTCTCTGTCTTGGGTAGgcattcttggtggggcctggtggaggcgcgctaaccactcagccaccgcctcgtgTTTGTGAGTGGTTAGTCTATTTAGTAAGCCACGCCCCGCTATACCTAACGCTCATTGCCGGGcatttcatggactgttttgtaatgCCGGTGATAGCTGTACACGGCCTCTGCCTCTTGTATACGGGAAAATTGCCCTTCAAGAAAACCcggtctcccttcttcttctataattccttccccttctgtctctctctggcatatgaccaaagatgttgcgccgactaaacgaaactctccaaactactctcctcttcttctactactactactactactactactactactacagctactaataccactactacaactCGTCTCTTCGCctgtctgacccttcttcttcgcccccctcgacccccccttcctCCAGGCCATCCCGCAATACGACTTCGACTACGCGATCAAGGACTACAACGGCAACGACTTCGGCCACCAGGAGTCCCGCGACGGCTACGACACCAAGGGCTCCTACTACGTGCAGCTTCCCGACGGCCGCCGCCAGCACGTCCGCTACTACGTCAACGGCGACTCCGGCTTCGTGGCAGAGGTCTCCTACGAGGGCGTGGCGCAGTACCCGGCCACCTACGGACCCGCCCCAGTCCAAGGCTACAGCCCAGTCCCTGCGTACGCCTGAACCTAACCAATACCTCACTGGACTTCACCCCATCCTGATATCACACACACCGCGGAGTCTTTCACGTGATcgatgatgtatatatatatttttgtaccgTGGAATAAAGAGCGA includes:
- the LOC127004817 gene encoding cuticle protein 18.6-like, yielding MVAGVTLARPQYGPPGPVYTAPVAPSYSPVHAYRPQPIYNAIPQYDFDYAIKDYNGNDFGHQESRDGYDTKGSYYVQLPDGRRQHVRYYVNGDSGFVAEVSYEGVAQYPATYGPAPVQGYSPVPAYA